In Pseudodesulfovibrio profundus, the following proteins share a genomic window:
- a CDS encoding DnaB-like helicase N-terminal domain-containing protein: MSLAERKIISSIFSDGQFDKFSFLNPEDFTDKNCMVIFTAMKNLAGKKSPIDLVTVKEELESMTMLAPIGGPVELFEIADILPDSD; encoded by the coding sequence ATATCACTAGCGGAAAGAAAAATCATTTCAAGCATTTTTTCAGATGGTCAGTTTGATAAATTTTCCTTTCTCAATCCGGAAGACTTCACGGACAAAAATTGTATGGTGATCTTCACCGCCATGAAAAATCTTGCCGGGAAGAAATCTCCTATAGACCTTGTGACGGTCAAAGAAGAATTGGAAAGCATGACCATGCTTGCCCCTATCGGCGGCCCTGTTGAACTTTTTGAGATTGCCGACATTTTGCCCGACAGCGACTAA
- a CDS encoding replication initiation protein — protein sequence MVPSMSENRKSIVVKSNALIESMSDMNLQEMRFLAFAAAHLPHELVPEKGKPYDMEINVQSFASTFEITEKNAYREIKKLATKLMQKIVEFDDEEGYEVGVGLLSKRKYHHGEGRLWFRFDEDLLPHLMGLTERFTQYRLKDVYQFTKTSTWRLYELLRQYKKVGKREIDLEDLRWKLGIEGKYPRIDNLKLKVLDPAKEEINATSDIKIEYDQRKRGRRVVGFTFHIIENQGTKTPREKIREKVEKATGDTSLWPEMQLVLQNDYRINQKQAQQLANGFSKRRDELEKKLPTLKKRWEKLPEKNPKTGRKKTQLGGYIFAALKDEIMSGQGSLI from the coding sequence ATGGTCCCTTCCATGAGTGAAAATCGAAAATCCATTGTGGTTAAATCTAACGCCCTGATTGAATCCATGTCTGACATGAATTTGCAAGAGATGCGGTTCCTTGCATTTGCGGCCGCACATCTGCCGCATGAGCTTGTCCCTGAGAAGGGTAAGCCATACGACATGGAAATCAACGTGCAGAGCTTTGCTAGCACTTTTGAAATCACGGAGAAGAACGCCTACCGCGAGATAAAAAAACTAGCGACAAAGCTCATGCAAAAAATCGTCGAGTTTGACGATGAGGAAGGCTACGAGGTTGGTGTGGGCCTTCTTTCCAAGCGAAAATATCATCACGGTGAAGGCCGTTTATGGTTTCGATTCGATGAAGACTTGCTACCGCACCTCATGGGCCTCACTGAGAGATTCACCCAGTACAGGCTCAAGGACGTTTATCAGTTCACCAAAACAAGCACGTGGCGGCTGTATGAACTCTTGCGCCAGTACAAAAAAGTAGGGAAGCGAGAAATAGACCTTGAAGACTTGCGTTGGAAGTTGGGAATTGAGGGAAAGTACCCACGAATTGACAATCTAAAGCTTAAAGTTCTCGACCCCGCCAAGGAAGAAATTAACGCCACCAGCGACATTAAGATTGAGTACGACCAACGGAAACGAGGGCGTCGAGTGGTTGGCTTTACCTTTCACATCATCGAGAATCAGGGAACGAAGACACCACGCGAGAAGATCAGGGAGAAAGTAGAGAAGGCCACCGGAGACACAAGCCTGTGGCCTGAAATGCAGCTTGTTTTGCAGAATGACTACCGGATAAATCAGAAGCAAGCACAGCAGCTTGCAAACGGATTTTCCAAGCGTAGGGATGAGCTTGAAAAGAAACTCCCCACGCTCAAGAAGCGGTGGGAGAAACTGCCGGAAAAGAATCCGAAGACGGGCAGGAAAAAAACACAACTCGGCGGCTACATTTTCGCCGCGCTCAAAGACGAGATTATGAGCGGTCAAGGGAGCTTGATTTAA
- a CDS encoding class I SAM-dependent methyltransferase, which yields MKRAAEVSNTAKYGYAGGGSSIVFTKSLILILLHRLQLFDKRFFFNVKSVVKMKSDIKKYFTNKEHLKKRTYDRFNNYLHYLKRPQRIWWRVVSKDYGKVVARTHEIVKLSEQVKDFEGYGKYRNFKRYFNINFRRIFELGLHKEKSIKILDIGCGGGFFLYISRMFGHTPHGIDIDSHKIFNHMVKYFDIPRLEHRIEPNQPIPSLDQKFDLITSFAICFHKCGKKPWNHQEWKFFLNDIENNFIKNNGRLHLFFNNDPHGDFQYALEQISKCGYEMTVNHKTIDIFFK from the coding sequence GTGAAACGTGCGGCAGAGGTGTCAAATACGGCAAAATACGGGTATGCGGGGGGGGGGAGCTCAATAGTTTTTACTAAAAGTTTGATTTTAATCCTTTTGCATAGGTTACAGCTCTTTGATAAGAGATTTTTTTTTAACGTAAAAAGTGTGGTAAAAATGAAATCTGATATAAAAAAATATTTTACAAACAAAGAACACCTAAAAAAAAGAACATACGATCGTTTTAACAATTATTTGCACTATCTAAAACGTCCTCAGCGTATTTGGTGGAGAGTTGTCTCTAAAGACTACGGAAAGGTTGTCGCGAGAACACATGAGATTGTTAAACTATCTGAACAGGTAAAAGATTTTGAAGGATATGGTAAGTATCGAAATTTTAAGAGGTATTTCAATATTAATTTTAGAAGGATATTTGAGCTTGGGCTACATAAAGAAAAGAGTATAAAAATTTTAGATATCGGGTGCGGAGGGGGATTTTTTCTCTATATCTCAAGGATGTTTGGGCATACCCCCCATGGAATCGACATCGATTCTCACAAGATATTCAATCATATGGTAAAATACTTTGATATCCCCCGCTTAGAACACCGCATAGAGCCAAATCAACCAATCCCAAGCCTAGATCAAAAGTTTGATTTGATAACTTCTTTTGCAATTTGTTTTCATAAATGCGGAAAGAAACCATGGAATCATCAAGAGTGGAAATTCTTTTTGAATGATATCGAGAATAATTTTATCAAAAATAATGGCCGCTTACACCTTTTCTTCAATAATGATCCTCATGGTGATTTCCAATATGCTTTAGAGCAGATATCAAAGTGTGGCTACGAAATGACTGTTAACCATAAAACCATAGATATTTTCTTTAAATAA